In a single window of the Rhizoctonia solani chromosome 16, complete sequence genome:
- a CDS encoding metallo-beta-lactamase superfamily domain-containing protein, with amino-acid sequence MGPLVTRILGQNPGKFTLQGTNTYLIGRSAPYILIDTGEGKPEYIPQLRTTLESSSNGQCPISDIIITHKHQDHHGGLIDVLDFLSSQRSTNSTESWHPPCIHLHPLPAGVTDSSLTATISRLKFGDFTPKSDCTVLFPLSDGHQVQTADASAMLEVVHTPGHTADSISLILFDLSEAKSPVPVALFTADTVLGAGTAVFEDLSLYMQSLRRLVELPIWTHSITLHPGHGPAVPPESSKSHIETYISHRQARENQIVDVFKKSHGKTTVGHIVESLYAEYPRTLWPAAAHSVGLHLQKLGIEGKIKRPGEKPVSDVGEYDGVKMEQVGAAGMDAEWEWAGFEAPGTETKL; translated from the exons ATGGGACCTCTCGTCACTCGCATACTGGGTCAG AATCCTGGAAAATTCACGCTTCAAG GAACCAACACTTATCTTATCGGCCGCTCAGCACCCTACATCCTCATTGACACGGGCGAGGGCAAGCCCGAATATATCCCTCAACTCCGCACTACTCTCGAATCTTCGTCCAACGGCCAATGTCCAATTAGTGACATAATTATTACCCACAAGCATCAGGATCATCATGGAGGCTTGATCGACGTTCTAGATTTCCTCTCATCCCAACGCTCCACAAACTCTACAGAATCTTGGCATCCTCCTTGCATCCATCTCCACCCATTGCCCGCTGGCGTCACTGATTCCAGCTTGACCGCTACAATCTCTCGACTCAAGTTCGGTGATTTCACCCCGAAGTCTGACTGTACCGTTTTGTTCCCCCTGAGCGATGGTCACCAGGTTCAAACTGCCGACGCATCCGCTATGCTCGAGGTTGTTCACACACCCGGTCACACGGCCGATTCAATTTCTCTCATCCTCTTTGACTTGAGCGAGGCCAAATCTCCTGTTCCGGTAGCTTTGTTCACAGCTGACACCGTCCTTGGAGCCGGAACTGCGGTATTCGAAGATCTTTCTCTGTATATGCAAAGTCTCCGGCGCCTTGTTGAGCTTCCTATTTGGACCCACTCCATCACACTTCATCCGGGACATGGCCCTGCGGTCCCACCCGAGTCATCCAAATCGCACATTGAGACCTATATCTCTCACCGGCAGGCAAGGGAAAACCAGATTGTTGACGTATTCAAGAAGAGTCATGGGAAAACCACGGTTGGTCATATAGTTGAGTCATTATACGCCGAGTACCCCCGCACATTGTGGCCCGCCGCGGCACACAGCGTCGGTCTCCATTTACAGAAACTCGGGATTGAAGGAAAGATTAAGAGGCCAGGTGAAAAGCCAGTGTCGGATGTAGGGGAATACGATGGTGTCAAGATGGAGCAAGTTGGTGCCGCCGGTATGGACGCTGAATGGGAGTGGGCCGGGTTCGAGGCACCGGGTACTGAGACAAAGTTGTGA